A window from Theobroma cacao cultivar B97-61/B2 chromosome 3, Criollo_cocoa_genome_V2, whole genome shotgun sequence encodes these proteins:
- the LOC18606245 gene encoding uncharacterized protein At1g04910 isoform X1 encodes MGVAKSWRFSVISANLALLQHPNGSLSNKHVCWRWRSSAAQQRKPISWSLVCGLMLFCLGMISLFTGHVASDLEWYSQRLVKRSLYFKLDGSNKGPIDIWKSQYAKYFYGCSKKSRNFPHAVRGRSSNGYLLIAASGGLNQQRTGISDAVVVARILNATLVVPELDHNSYWKDGSDFVNIFDVNWFISYLAKDVTIVKRVPDKVMRSMEKPPYTMRVPRKSPPEYYIDQVLPILSRRRVLQLTKFDYRLANNIDEELQKLRCRANFHALRFTKPIQELGQKLVMRMRDMAKSFIAVHLRFEPDMLAFSGCYYGGGDKERYELGEIRKRWATLPDLSADGERRRGKCPLTPHEVGLMLRALGFSNDTHLYVASGEIYGGEETLRPLRELFPNFYTKEMLANEELKPFLPFSSRLAAIDFIVSDESDVFVTNNNGNMAKILAGRRRYMGHKRTIRPNAKRLSALFMERDQMDWDTFARKVKAAQRGFMGEPDEMRPGRGEFHEYPYSCVCEKPLNDVVDSRSGDPQSEQVRGYQGLRKEEPVSLGYKDEDAAG; translated from the exons ATGGGCGTAGCTAAGTCGTGGAGGTTTAGCGTGATATCGGCGAACCTGGCGCTGTTACAGCATCCGAATGGCAGTTTAAGCAACAAGCATGTGTGTTGGAGGTGGCGATCCTCTGCGGCGCAGCAGAGGAAGCCGATCTCATGGTCGCTCGTCTGTGGCTTGATGCTCTTCTGCTTAGGCATGATTTCGCTCTTCACTGGACACGTGGCGTCTGATCTAGAGTGGTACTCTCAACGACTTGTGAAACGAAGTCTCTATTTCAAATTg GATGGAAGTAATAAAGGACCAATTGATATATGGAAATCTCAATATGCAAAATACTTCTACGGATGCAGCAAAAAAAGTCGTAATTTTCCTC ATGCTGTACGTGGGCGATCATCAAATGGTTATTTGCTTATTGCAGCAAGTGGAGGACTGAATCAGCAAAGAACAGGA ATATCAGATGCTGTAGTGGTTGCACGAATTCTAAATGCAACCCTAGTGGTACCTGAGTTGGATCATAACTCCTACTGGAAGGATGGTAG TGACTTCGTCAACATTTTTGATGTCAACTGGTTCATTTCTTACCTTGCAAAAGATGTAACTATTGTCAAAAGAGTTCCTGATAAAGTCATGCGATCAATGGAAAAACCTCCGTACACTATGCGTGTCCCGAGGAAATCCCCTCCAGAATATTATATAGACCAAGTGCTGCCAATACTGTCAAGAAGACGT GTCCTGCAACTGACAAAGTTTGATTACAGACTGGCCAACAACATCGATGAAGAGCTACAAAAGTTGCGTTGCCGGgctaattttcatgctttaagATTTACAAAACCTATTCAAGAGCTTGGACAGAAGCTTGTCATGAGAATGCGAGACATGGCAAAAAGTTTTATTGCTGTCCACTTGAG ATTTGAACCTGATATGCTAGCATTTTCTGGTTGTTACTATGGTGGAGGAGACAAGGAGAGATATGAGCTTGGAGAGATACGAAAACGATGGGCAACATTACCT GATTTAAGTGCTGATGGTGAGAGAAGGCGAGGTAAATGTCCACTCACTCCTCATGAAGTCGGATTGATGCTGCGGGCACTTGGTTTTTCAAATGACACACACCTTTATGTTGCATCTGGAGAAATATATGGTGGAGAAGAAACTCTGCGCCCTCTAAGAGAGCTCTTTCCAAACTTCTATACGAAGGAGATGCTTGCTAATGAAGAGCTGAAACCTTTTCTTCCGTTCTCTTCTCGCCTTGCTGCCATTGACTTCATTGTTTCTGACGAAAGTGATGTTTTTGTCACCAATAATAATGGAAATATGGCCAAGATTCTTGCTGGTCGAAG GAGGTACATGGGGCACAAGAGGACTATAAGGCCAAATGCCAAGAGGCTCAGTGCTTTGTTCATGGAAAGGGATCAGATGGATTGGGATACCTTTGCCAGAAAGGTGAAGGCGGCTCAGAGAGGATTCATGGGAGAGCCAGATGAGATGAGACCAGGACGTGGAGAATTTCATGAATATCCATATTCTTGTGTCTGTGAGAAGCCACTGAATGATGTTGTAGACAGCAGGAGTGGAGATCCTCAGTCAGAACAAGTCAGAGGATATCAAGGATTGAGGAAAGAAGAGCCAGTATCTTTAGGATACAAGGACGAAGATGCTGCAGGCTGA
- the LOC18606245 gene encoding uncharacterized protein At1g04910 isoform X2 — translation MANCLVLRFSKDAVRGRSSNGYLLIAASGGLNQQRTGISDAVVVARILNATLVVPELDHNSYWKDGSDFVNIFDVNWFISYLAKDVTIVKRVPDKVMRSMEKPPYTMRVPRKSPPEYYIDQVLPILSRRRVLQLTKFDYRLANNIDEELQKLRCRANFHALRFTKPIQELGQKLVMRMRDMAKSFIAVHLRFEPDMLAFSGCYYGGGDKERYELGEIRKRWATLPDLSADGERRRGKCPLTPHEVGLMLRALGFSNDTHLYVASGEIYGGEETLRPLRELFPNFYTKEMLANEELKPFLPFSSRLAAIDFIVSDESDVFVTNNNGNMAKILAGRRRYMGHKRTIRPNAKRLSALFMERDQMDWDTFARKVKAAQRGFMGEPDEMRPGRGEFHEYPYSCVCEKPLNDVVDSRSGDPQSEQVRGYQGLRKEEPVSLGYKDEDAAG, via the exons ATGGCAAATTGTTTGGTTCTGCGGTTTAGCAAAG ATGCTGTACGTGGGCGATCATCAAATGGTTATTTGCTTATTGCAGCAAGTGGAGGACTGAATCAGCAAAGAACAGGA ATATCAGATGCTGTAGTGGTTGCACGAATTCTAAATGCAACCCTAGTGGTACCTGAGTTGGATCATAACTCCTACTGGAAGGATGGTAG TGACTTCGTCAACATTTTTGATGTCAACTGGTTCATTTCTTACCTTGCAAAAGATGTAACTATTGTCAAAAGAGTTCCTGATAAAGTCATGCGATCAATGGAAAAACCTCCGTACACTATGCGTGTCCCGAGGAAATCCCCTCCAGAATATTATATAGACCAAGTGCTGCCAATACTGTCAAGAAGACGT GTCCTGCAACTGACAAAGTTTGATTACAGACTGGCCAACAACATCGATGAAGAGCTACAAAAGTTGCGTTGCCGGgctaattttcatgctttaagATTTACAAAACCTATTCAAGAGCTTGGACAGAAGCTTGTCATGAGAATGCGAGACATGGCAAAAAGTTTTATTGCTGTCCACTTGAG ATTTGAACCTGATATGCTAGCATTTTCTGGTTGTTACTATGGTGGAGGAGACAAGGAGAGATATGAGCTTGGAGAGATACGAAAACGATGGGCAACATTACCT GATTTAAGTGCTGATGGTGAGAGAAGGCGAGGTAAATGTCCACTCACTCCTCATGAAGTCGGATTGATGCTGCGGGCACTTGGTTTTTCAAATGACACACACCTTTATGTTGCATCTGGAGAAATATATGGTGGAGAAGAAACTCTGCGCCCTCTAAGAGAGCTCTTTCCAAACTTCTATACGAAGGAGATGCTTGCTAATGAAGAGCTGAAACCTTTTCTTCCGTTCTCTTCTCGCCTTGCTGCCATTGACTTCATTGTTTCTGACGAAAGTGATGTTTTTGTCACCAATAATAATGGAAATATGGCCAAGATTCTTGCTGGTCGAAG GAGGTACATGGGGCACAAGAGGACTATAAGGCCAAATGCCAAGAGGCTCAGTGCTTTGTTCATGGAAAGGGATCAGATGGATTGGGATACCTTTGCCAGAAAGGTGAAGGCGGCTCAGAGAGGATTCATGGGAGAGCCAGATGAGATGAGACCAGGACGTGGAGAATTTCATGAATATCCATATTCTTGTGTCTGTGAGAAGCCACTGAATGATGTTGTAGACAGCAGGAGTGGAGATCCTCAGTCAGAACAAGTCAGAGGATATCAAGGATTGAGGAAAGAAGAGCCAGTATCTTTAGGATACAAGGACGAAGATGCTGCAGGCTGA